The Limanda limanda chromosome 14, fLimLim1.1, whole genome shotgun sequence genomic interval TAAGgaaaatgattaaatattaaGCACAGGCATTTTAAGAAAATGTGCAAACTAgcactttgtttttttgaatcGACAGCAGGTCTTCATAAGACCGCTGTATGCAGTTATTCTTTTGAGCGACACAACTACGAAAGTGTTTGCTCACATAAATGAACAAATCCTTCAGATTGCAGTTGCAGGcggttgcatgtgtgtgtgtgtgtcctaattTGGATACAGAGCAATACAAAACAATTCCAAATGTCAGAAATGAGCCTTAAGTGATGTGATACATGGATGACAACTTGTGCACACTAGCTTCCAAATCTCTTCTGTAcatgctgtgtctgtgtgtttagaAAAATCAGGAATGTATACTATTGTCTAGAAAATCCATCTGCGACTTGCGGTATATCATGAGACGGTGTCAGATCGATCAGTGGAGCTACTCGTTTTGCTTTGATACTGTATTTCCTTTCAAAGCGTTGCATGCCATTCGAGCCTTCAGGGGGAGCCAGCGCATAATGAGTAATGCACTTGGCTCCCACCTGCTGAAATGGCCTTGCAATGGTAAAGAACAGTATACACAGGGGCTTTTATTCCCAATTCAAATTTGAGTCAAATGAAATCCCTCCTTTTAAACACTGTTCCAATCAACAATTTGCCTGAACCCGCCCTCCCCCCAGAAATATAATTGAATTATCAAATCAAAGCCATGTAGTCTTCTGAAAGACCATAGTTTAAGTGACaaatcctttttgttttttgttaaatcTACATCCCATAACAGTCAGGTGCAAGTTGAGGAGCAGCAATTATGAAGGAGAGAGTTTAGTCGCATATTCCAGCCTGCCATTACTGTGATTGTATAAGGCTTTAAAAAACCACCAGCAAAagaatctttctttttttctcatgttctgAAATGGAAGAGGTCTACTAGCCTTAACAGTCTTTTAAGATATTAGTGGCAGTGTATGCAAATGAGTTAAACTCCAaacttcagaaaaaaagaaacatgtttttgcTCAAATACTGTCTCGTCAACACACCTTAATTTAGTAAACCATCAAAATGCATGGACAGCAATTACAAAACATATGAGAAATATTTGTCTCTGTCGCCGTTGACAGTGAGTTTACATTTCAGTAAAATGATTGAAATTGGTACCTTGACAACAGCTGCATTATAATCCCTTAATACCATaggaataaataaaacccaGTGTCAAATTAACTActctcctttttttattttacataagaAGGCAATATTGTGACCATCAGTATTCTTAGAGGGAATATTTAGCCCAACCCCAGACAAtttctttttgttattgttgttgtaaattATACCACAGTAAGCTTGGACATCTTTAGTTTCCAAACTGGTCAGTATGGGTTCACATCTGCCATGATATATGTCTCATGGCaatgtacacacacgtacacacacacacacacacacacacacacacacacacacaaacaaacacacacacacacacttggacaaacacatgcaaatacacaaacgctcaaacataaatgcacatgtATATTCACTCAGACAGCTCTACActaaaggtgtgtttgtgtgtatgtgtttctttCGTAGGCCTTTCGGTAGTGTTCAACACATAAATCAGTATTTTAGGAAAGCATACATTTAGAGGCCTGTAGTTAGGATCCATCCAGTAGATCAATATCAAACTACTAAGCCTTAAGGCcaccatcttttttttcttttagaataacaaaaaaaaatcttttttggGAAACTTAATGTGCCAGTGTCTATACTCATTACTCTTCATACCTCAaaataagaaaaggaaaatctaGTGCCATTTTATTTGTCATTCTTTTTGAAAGAAGTTTATCTATTTGTACTTATCCATCGGAGACATGCATTCGCATGTGGTCATTGAAGTGCTCAATTTGGTCGAACTTGGCAGGGCAGACGGAGCACACGTAGGTGGTCCCTTCTTGGCAGCTCGCTTCTGCAGCAACACCCACTCCTGTTCCAACCCCAGCCCCTACTCCAGCACCTCCACTCACTGGCATGGCGAGGGCCACCACTCCAGCTCCGGGCTCAGGGACAGCCATAGGCATGGGGATGGAGACAGGGCCCGGGGTGGATACGCTCCCCGAATGCCCCGTGATGGAGCTGCCTGTGCTGTGCAGGGCCATGTGCCTCTCCAGCAGGGTCTTGTGTGAAAACTTCTTCTTGCAGATGTAGCACTCGTAGGACTTCTCTCCCCGGTGCAGCCGCATGTGGACATTGAGAGAACTCTTCTGGGTGAAGCGCTTGTTGCAGATGCTGCACTGGTAGGCCCGCACCCCTGTGTGTGTCACCATGTGTTTGATTAAGTAATCCTTCAGGGAGAATGAGCGCCAGCAGATGCTGCACTGATGAGGTTTCTCACCTGGATTtacatgcaaaataaaaaaaacattaagaagaaaaaagaggagacaaAATTTCAGGATTAGTATTACAAATATAAAGGAAAACATATGTGCCTCCTACACAACCTGTAAATATTCATTTGCTATTTAAGGAAAATCAGTTCTGACCATCTAAATAAAGACGGATATGTTGTACATGTAAAGTCATCAGGATTCTACAAGCGCTATCACTGAATGATCGAGTGATGCCAGAAAAATGTGTCACTTTCATCGTCATTCATGGGAAGATAAAAATTCATTGTGATCATCCCactttatttcctttctttcttctgaGGTTGATTTAGCTGCGTCTGTTTATCATGACAACATCCACTTTGATTAAGTCCTtcactgaaatattaaaatctgTGCGCTGTGGCCATTTCGGATATGAAAAACAGAAGCTGATATTTTATGAAAATTCTAAACTGCTGAAAtaactttacacacacagaaaggtgggaagggagaagagaaacatctcacacacacacacaatagcgTTAATTCCCATATGATCAGGAATCAAATAATTCATGCATCTGTTTGGTATGTTTGGGAGTGTGTTAAGATGTAATCTCATTTTACATAATTGTCTCGACTGACATTATGGGCTGTAAAATATTAACATATCAATAATTATGTAAAACTAACAAGTGGAGGAAGAGACTGATAACACTGCAAAATGAGCAAGTTGTATCGTGCAAGTTAATGAAGTCCTGTGTATCTACTGTTTGCTGCTGCACTGAGGGAATTAATGTGCAGCTACCTGCCTTGATTTAATGAAACCAATAATTCACACTCTCACTTCggctttgtgttttgtgccttttgttattttttttccttgacCTGGTCTTTGGGAATTTCAGAGGGTCAGTTGGAGATCTGCGGTTCCGGACGAGCACATATGATTACAGATAAACTCTGATTCGGGGAAACATACGTGCAATACAACACGACAAGACACGACTGATTAAGTCAAAAATACGGTAACATGTCACTGACTGATTACATTCAGTGACATGTTAGCTCTGCTGCACGTGTATCCTGcagttgtgctgctgtgtcCTTTTCctatcagattttttttggggggtgtgTATTGTAATGAATAGGGCTGCAACTCATGATTATTTCTACATTATggattattttcttaattaattgatttatttgtgttttgtctgaAACATCAGAAAATGTTTGTGATAATTTTACACAGCCGGAGGTTGATGTATTCAAATATCTTGTTGCAGCAGCTCTACATCGCACAAATCCATATTTTTTAAGGAATATTTATTCAGTTGCAATTTGTGGTGAATTTGTAAGTTTCACCCTGTGAATATAACATGTGCCAAAGTATCTGAAttgaaaacaatttattttatagATATATTAGATGTGTAGTAATCAGAATTCAGTATaattttaaatcaaactgatATCCCCTTCAAATAATACTTTTGAGCTTGATCAATAAGTGACACTTAATGTCATTGCCGTCGATTCCACACGAGTGTGTGAGCAAATCAGAAAACTTGGTTTTAAAATAGCCTTCATATAAGAGGTGGCTCTGGCCAAGCAATGGATTCTTATGAATAATAATGGCCATTTGAGTAGGAACTTTTTATGAAATCATCTAATTATATGATATCcaattctttctttctgtgatgATAATTTCTTTGGTTTGTGATTAATAAGGCTGTCAGTGGTGCATGGAAGCCGTGCAGCACCAGCAGTCGACTGGCAGTGTGAGTCATATGACAGAGATACCAGTCGGCTGTGACCTGAAGAATACAGATGTTTAAGCTGTTATTTTAAACCTCTCCAGTGTAAAATTATAGCTAACATACACTAAAGCAATTTCCACAATATGTCTTATTTACTAATTTCATTCAATAATACTTATTTGTACGAGACGGAAAGTGTCAATTGAAGTTGATTGTAACTTTGGAAATCTACtgcaaattacatttaatttaatttatgtttttcagTATTTAAAACTTAATGTTTTTGGCTTTCAGAAATGCTCTTGTTATTCTGTTATTAAACTGTCtatgcagacagagacagacttgGAGCATAAGACTGCAACTTGCACATCGATGTGTGGAATGAATTCTCGTCACTTTCTCAGTGTGAACAAATTACAATCTCATACCTTGTGTATTTATAGTAGGCAGTATGCTGTCCCTGCAATAATGGCATTAACGGGAATGAGTAATCTGTTTGTGTTATGATGAGGAAACATTTCCTCTTTAACTTAACGCCTTTTTAGAGCTTTCATTGCACCTCCAAGCCTGAAATATGTATCAAGTGCGGCTGTTATTGAAAGCACAGCTACTATCTACATTAACAATATAGAACACAATCCTTTAACTGAGTTTGCTAACTGTAAAAAGTCATTCTGACATGTGGACTTACCAGTATGGACAAACATGTGTTTGACGTAGTTCTGTTTTGCAGTAAAGGTTTTACTGCAGAGAGTGCATTCATAGGGCTTCTTTTCCCCCTGACCCATTATTGCAGCCTGTTGCTGTTGAAGTGCCTGTTGCTGTATCGACATGGGGCTCGGGAATGATGGCATTGCAGGAGGTGGCACTGCCACAAACTGTGTCTGCTGCTGGCCgggaaggaaaaacaaaggctTGTTGTCTCTAGCCGGCTGTGTAGGAAAGAGTGTGGGCAGGAAGGTGTTTCCAGCAGTGCCCATCACTTGGGAATTGCTGGTCACGGTCATCCTCAGATTGCTGGTGTGTGATTCTGCCTGGCGCATGTAGGGCGGGGCATTCTGCAGGGCCTGGGACATGACGGAGTTTGGCAGGGGCTGCATCATGCTACTGTCACTAGTGCTGTGGGATGTGTCCCCGTCCTCCGACTCGTGCACTTGCTCTGGGGACGAGTCATTGACCTCTATCTGTACTGGAATTCCTTCACCTTGGTGCCCGTCCCCGCTCCCATCTCGGCCAAAGCCCGTCAGGTACGGC includes:
- the zbtb20 gene encoding zinc finger and BTB domain-containing protein 20, which codes for MTERIHNINLHNFSNSVLETLNEQRNRGHFCDVTVRIHGSMLRAHRCVLAAGSPFFQDKLLLGYSDIEIPSVVSVQSIQKLIDFMYSGILRVSQSEALQILTAASILQIKTVIDECTRIVSQNVGLAGPGGFAVMPGDSGQETPRGTPESGTSGPSSDAESGYMQATSQQSMDRAYTSLYTYPSLPLQNGTRERPPYNNPLSTNYDSTLSNQKDHQSQDPPWINRLQERSQQGDRFITGESTHCRKQTRPSRLPVGVTPGGMHIKQEAEDEYSCYGDCQDDTDHTEGVESESKVESFDSGVSSSISTEPDAMEQQPYLTGFGRDGSGDGHQGEGIPVQIEVNDSSPEQVHESEDGDTSHSTSDSSMMQPLPNSVMSQALQNAPPYMRQAESHTSNLRMTVTSNSQVMGTAGNTFLPTLFPTQPARDNKPLFFLPGQQQTQFVAVPPPAMPSFPSPMSIQQQALQQQQAAIMGQGEKKPYECTLCSKTFTAKQNYVKHMFVHTGEKPHQCSICWRSFSLKDYLIKHMVTHTGVRAYQCSICNKRFTQKSSLNVHMRLHRGEKSYECYICKKKFSHKTLLERHMALHSTGSSITGHSGSVSTPGPVSIPMPMAVPEPGAGVVALAMPVSGGAGVGAGVGTGVGVAAEASCQEGTTYVCSVCPAKFDQIEHFNDHMRMHVSDG